A stretch of the Diadema setosum chromosome 16, eeDiaSeto1, whole genome shotgun sequence genome encodes the following:
- the LOC140239693 gene encoding uncharacterized protein yields MRANKFLDTTIQKGGVEGHPGVWEHISTLWEVIKDAKTSQKNLSAIWLDLANAYGSVPHAAIKFALQWYHMPPSLVTLVGNYYAGLYARFSVRDWTSDWQQFSIGIFMGCTLSPILFVVTFNLLNDFLKPTPVTQYRLKEKDFKVPVLKEYMDDITILTASVSSAKTVLARVNEFMQWSKMKIKPMKSRSLVMERGKVADIQPFEVDGQLIPGVQTKPVKFLGRVIDGRLDDKVAREDVIVELTSLLKIVDKSHLTGMMKCWIYQHLIAPKIQWKLLIYDVPLSQVERMEVCVAVKLRRWLGVSRVLTDIALFCHQSKLHLPMEGLVSSMKKTIVNATQQLQQSSDEVVSRIQPKVRCGRKWNPDLAIERAEGALRMEDLVRGQFGRQGLGSGQIRKPVSKLKPNERRAEIVSLAVREHDDIQYVRAVQMSVQGAWTSWENVRQRKLSWRNLFDTSPRLLQFLLGATYDTTPSPVNLKRWGIVHEDSCNLCKERATTTHILAGCPTSLGQGRYTWRHNRVLRVIAEACSNQIGQCNIKPIPAKRCHVNFVREGEQSKTKSQRAFSSCLDEANDWKILADLDKKLVFPQIVFVTSLRPDIVIWSEEKRQVFIIELTVPDEAGMQRARERKRDKYEDLVLEIQKRRWKVDLWTIEVGCRGFSNGSLSYVLRRLGCETRTTRRVEGEACSRAERASFHLWLMRNETQWSTPTYTTS; encoded by the coding sequence ATGAGAGCCAACAAATTTCTTGACACGACTATCCAGAAAGGTGGAGTTGAAGGTCATCCAGGTGTATGGGAACACATATCTACATTATGGGAGGTCATCAAGGATGCCAAAACGTCTCAAAAGAACCTCTCGGCTATTTGGTTGGACTTAGCGAACGCGTATGGGTCTGTCCCTCATGCAGCAATTAAATTTGCCCTGCAGTGGTACCACATGCCTCCTTCGTTAGTCACACTCGTCGGAAACTACTACGCTGGACTTTATGCAAGGTTTTCAGTACGAGATTGGACTTCTGACTGGCAGCAATTTTCTATCGGCATCTTCATGGGATGTACTCTCTCTCCGATCCTCTTTGTTGTCACTTTCAACCTGCTGAACGATTTTCTGAAGCCCACACCCGTCACACAATATCGTCTGAAGGAAAAAGACTTCAAAGTTCCTGTACTAAAGGAATATATGGATGATATTACTATCCTCACTGCATCTGTCTCGTCTGCCAAGACGGTGCTAGCAAGGGTTAACGAGTTCATGCAGTGGAGCAAAATGAAGATCAAGCCAATGAAATCCAGGTCCCTTGTTATGGAGAGAGGCAAGGTTGCGGATATTCAGCCCTTCGAAGTAGATGGCCAACTTATACCAGGAGTACAGACTAAACCTGTGAAATTTCTCGGACGTGTCATAGACGGCCGCCTTGACGACAAAGTTGCTCGTGAAGACGTAATCGTGGAGCTGACATCTTTACTGAAGATTGTCGACAAAAGCCATCTAACAGGCATGATGAAATGCTGGATATACCAACACCTCATCGCTCCAAAGATTCAGTGGAAACTGCTAATATATGATGTTCCATTATCCCAGGTGGAACGCATGGAGGTGTGTGTTGCCGTAAAGTTACGGAGATGGTTGGGAGTGAGCAGAGTTCTAACCGACATCGCATTGTTCTGTCATCAATCGAAGCTTCATCTGCCGATGGAAGGTTTAGTATCATCTATGAAGAAGACGATAGTCAACGCGACCCAGCAACTTCAACAAAGTTCAGATGAAGTAGTTTCGAGAATTCAACCGAAGGTGAGGTGTGGTCGCAAGTGGAACCCAGATCTAGCCATTGAAAGGGCCGAGGGCGCCCTTCGCATGGAAGACTTGGTACGAGGTCAGTTCGGACGTCAGGGCCTAGGATCAGGTCAAATCAGAAAACCAGTTTCTAAACTTAAGCCTAATGAGCGTCGCGCGGAGATCGTCAGCTTAGCTGTGAGGGAACATGACGACATCCAGTATGTCCGCGCGGTCCAGATGTCGGTACAGGGGGCATGGACTTCGTGGGAAAATGTGCGACAGAGAAAGCTTTCATGGAGAAATCTCTTCGACACGAGTCCTAGACTCCTTCAATTTCTACTTGGCGCGACGTATGATACCACACCATCACCCGTTAACCTAAAACGATGGGGTATAGTGCATGAAGACTCTTGCAACCTGTGCAAAGAGAGAGCCACCACTACACATATTCTCGCGGGATGCCCCACGAGTCTCGGACAGGGAAGATACACTTGGCGGCATAATCGAGTTCTGCGCGTTATCGCCGAGGCATGTAGCAATCAAATTGGACAATGCAACATCAAACCTATTCCAGCCAAACGATGTCATGTGAATTTTGTGAGGGAAGGTGAACAAAGCAAGACAAAATCACAGAGGGCCTTTTCTTCGTGCTTAGATGAGGCAAACGATTGGAAAATCTTGGCTGATCTAGACAAGAAACTTGTCTTCCCTCAAATTGTTTTCGTCACCAGCCTACGCCCGGATATCGTGATATGGTCGGAGGAAAAAAGGCAGGTGTTTATCATTGAACTGACTGTACCAGATGAAGCAGGCATGCAAAGAGCTCGCGAGAGAAAACGTGACAAATACGAAGACCTCGTTTTGGAGATTCAAAAACGGAGATGGAAAGTAGACCTTTGGACAATAGAGGTCGGCTGCCGTGGATTCTCCAATGGGTCTTTATCCTACGTCCTACGACGTCTAGGTTGTGAAACGAGGACGACAAGGAGAGTAGAAGGAGAAGCATGCAGCCGTGCTGAGAGGGCCTCGTTTCACTTGTGGTTGATGAGAAATGAGACTCAGTGGTCCACGCCTACCTATACGACGTCATAA